From a region of the Rhodococcus sp. 4CII genome:
- a CDS encoding tyrosine-protein phosphatase, whose amino-acid sequence MSRRVTSTAAALITGSVLFAGFGTPALASADPLSLPGITLPGFGSADFGSAGPVAETPRLASVDNFRDVGGTGRGYATARGGHVTRGVFYRSNALVPNDQDLAVLTGLGLTAVYDVRTVEEVAAKPDRLPAGPRYLGIPILSGDLGAAVAQLKSPADAVAFMQQMNRSFVDDAATRAGFANLLTSLAETAGPQVFHCTAGKDRTGWASALLLSIAGVSQETIFDDYLLTNDYTAASMKVTYDQIAASRGEAVAAIYQPLLGVDRSYLEAGLGRLTERYGTVDRYLTEGLGLRPATIDRLRSKLLS is encoded by the coding sequence ATGTCTCGTCGTGTCACGTCCACCGCCGCGGCGCTGATCACCGGCAGCGTCCTGTTCGCGGGTTTCGGTACGCCGGCGCTCGCTTCGGCGGACCCGCTGTCGCTGCCCGGAATCACGCTCCCCGGATTCGGTTCCGCCGACTTCGGGAGCGCGGGCCCGGTCGCCGAGACGCCGCGACTCGCGTCGGTAGACAACTTCCGCGACGTCGGGGGCACGGGACGGGGGTACGCCACCGCGCGTGGGGGACACGTGACGCGGGGAGTGTTCTACCGTTCGAACGCACTGGTCCCGAACGATCAGGATCTCGCCGTCCTCACCGGTCTCGGTCTGACGGCGGTGTACGACGTGCGCACCGTCGAAGAGGTCGCGGCGAAACCGGACCGGCTCCCGGCAGGCCCGCGATACCTGGGCATCCCCATCCTGTCGGGCGACCTGGGTGCGGCGGTCGCGCAACTGAAGTCGCCGGCCGACGCCGTCGCGTTCATGCAGCAGATGAACCGCAGCTTCGTCGACGACGCGGCCACCCGTGCGGGCTTCGCGAATCTTCTGACGTCACTGGCCGAGACGGCCGGACCGCAGGTCTTCCACTGCACGGCGGGCAAGGATCGCACCGGCTGGGCGTCCGCACTGCTGCTGAGCATCGCGGGCGTTTCGCAGGAGACCATCTTCGACGACTACCTGCTCACCAACGACTACACCGCCGCGTCGATGAAGGTCACGTACGACCAGATCGCCGCCAGCCGCGGGGAGGCGGTGGCGGCGATCTACCAGCCGTTGCTCGGGGTCGACCGGAGCTATCTGGAGGCAGGGCTGGGGCGCCTCACCGAGCGGTACGGCACGGTCGACCGCTACCTGACCGAGGGGCTCGGCCTCCGCCCGGCGACCATCGACCGGCTCCGGAGCAAGCTGCTGAGCTGA
- a CDS encoding aldo/keto reductase — MVAIGTSDLDIFPLALGGNTFGWTSDESTSFEILDAFAAGGGNFVDTADSYSAFAEGNSGGESETVLGNWMSSRGNRDHMVIATKVSRHPDFKGLAPANVRAAAEASLKRLQTDHIDVYYAHFDDAETPLVDTLGAFDELVRDGLVRYVAISNYSPERIREWLSLTAENGFAAPIALQPHYNLVHRHDYEPEVAAIAGENNLGVFPYYSLAAGFLAGKYRTQADLDGQPRQRMATRYFSESGLAVVDALAEIAAAHSAEISTIALAWLLTRPGITAPIASASRLEQLPALLDAPTVTLTASEINQLTTLSDAIGA; from the coding sequence GTGGTCGCGATCGGCACGTCGGATCTGGACATCTTTCCCCTGGCCCTCGGCGGAAACACCTTCGGCTGGACCAGTGACGAATCGACGTCGTTCGAGATCCTCGACGCGTTCGCCGCGGGCGGCGGCAACTTCGTCGACACGGCCGACTCGTACTCGGCGTTCGCCGAGGGGAACTCCGGCGGCGAGTCGGAGACCGTCCTCGGCAACTGGATGTCCTCCCGAGGCAATCGCGACCACATGGTGATCGCCACCAAGGTCAGCCGGCATCCGGATTTCAAGGGCTTGGCGCCCGCCAACGTCCGGGCCGCGGCCGAGGCGTCCCTGAAGCGGCTCCAGACCGACCACATCGACGTGTACTACGCCCACTTCGACGACGCCGAGACCCCGCTCGTCGACACACTCGGCGCCTTCGACGAACTGGTTCGCGACGGCCTCGTCCGTTACGTCGCCATCTCCAACTACTCCCCCGAGCGCATCCGGGAATGGCTGTCCCTCACGGCGGAGAACGGGTTCGCGGCCCCGATCGCGTTGCAGCCGCACTACAACCTCGTGCACCGGCACGACTACGAACCCGAGGTCGCGGCGATCGCCGGCGAGAACAACCTCGGCGTCTTCCCGTACTACTCCCTGGCCGCGGGCTTCCTCGCAGGCAAGTACCGCACCCAGGCCGATCTGGACGGTCAACCCCGTCAGCGGATGGCGACCCGCTACTTCTCCGAATCGGGCCTCGCCGTCGTCGACGCGCTGGCCGAGATCGCCGCCGCCCACTCCGCGGAGATCTCCACCATCGCGCTCGCCTGGCTCCTCACCCGGCCCGGCATCACCGCGCCGATCGCCAGCGCGAGCCGACTCGAGCAACTTCCCGCCCTGCTCGACGCCCCGACGGTGACGCTGACCGCGTCCGAGATCAACCAGCTCACGACGCTCTCGGACGCGATCGGCGCCTGA
- a CDS encoding aldehyde dehydrogenase family protein: protein MQDQSIDDLLNTGLFIDGQWLHSSSGETRACINPADGSVVATVDEAAPDDATRAVAAARAAFDEGTWPRTPVAERAALVARIADLLERDKETLARIETLDTGKTLEESRIDIDDVVSVFRYYANLAAVESDRLVDVGRPDVISRVVREPIGVCVLIAPWNYPLLQISWKVAPALAAGCTMVLKPSEVTPLSTIAFVELIVEAGAPAGVVNLVQGSGAVLGAALTGTPDVDFVSFTGGLATGRVILETAAKNVTKVAVELGGKNPHIVFADADGDDSVDQVLTGVFLHSGQVCSAGTRLIVEESIADRFVAALAARAEKIRMGNGLDPASRTGPLVSEAHREKVERYVALGLSEGAQLVTGGARPSDPALAKGSYYLPTIFDHCDRTMRLVQEETFGPILTVERFTTEEEALRLGNDTEYGLAAGVRTADSARGERMVRGLRHGTVWLNDFGYYTAAAEWGGFKMSGNGRELGPAGLAEYQETKHIWHNTSPTAAGWFDNG, encoded by the coding sequence ATGCAGGACCAGTCGATCGACGACCTCTTGAACACGGGCCTGTTCATCGACGGGCAGTGGCTCCACTCCAGCTCCGGCGAGACCCGGGCCTGCATCAATCCGGCCGACGGGTCGGTTGTCGCCACCGTCGACGAAGCAGCTCCGGACGACGCCACCCGTGCCGTCGCCGCGGCCCGCGCGGCCTTCGACGAGGGAACGTGGCCCCGCACCCCCGTCGCCGAGCGTGCGGCCCTGGTCGCGAGGATCGCCGATCTGCTCGAGCGGGACAAGGAGACGCTCGCGCGGATCGAGACACTCGACACCGGAAAGACGTTGGAGGAGAGCCGAATCGACATCGACGACGTGGTATCGGTGTTCCGGTACTACGCGAACCTCGCGGCCGTCGAGTCGGACCGCCTGGTGGATGTCGGCAGGCCCGACGTGATCAGCCGGGTGGTGCGGGAACCGATCGGCGTCTGCGTGCTCATCGCCCCGTGGAACTATCCGCTGCTGCAGATCTCGTGGAAGGTGGCACCCGCGCTGGCCGCCGGCTGCACTATGGTCCTCAAACCGAGCGAGGTGACCCCGCTCAGCACCATCGCGTTCGTCGAGTTGATCGTCGAGGCAGGCGCTCCGGCCGGGGTGGTGAACCTGGTGCAGGGCAGCGGCGCGGTGCTCGGTGCCGCGCTCACCGGGACCCCCGACGTCGATTTCGTCTCGTTCACGGGTGGGCTCGCCACCGGACGCGTCATCCTCGAAACCGCGGCGAAGAACGTCACGAAGGTGGCAGTGGAACTCGGCGGCAAGAATCCGCACATCGTCTTCGCGGACGCGGACGGCGACGATTCGGTGGACCAGGTGCTCACGGGGGTGTTCCTGCATTCCGGTCAGGTGTGTTCGGCGGGAACCCGGCTCATCGTCGAGGAATCCATCGCCGACCGGTTCGTGGCCGCGCTCGCCGCGCGCGCCGAGAAGATCCGCATGGGCAACGGTCTCGATCCCGCGAGCCGAACCGGCCCGTTGGTTTCCGAGGCGCACCGGGAGAAGGTGGAGCGGTACGTCGCGCTCGGGCTCTCCGAAGGTGCCCAGTTGGTGACGGGAGGCGCGCGGCCGTCGGATCCCGCGCTGGCGAAGGGGAGCTACTACCTCCCGACCATCTTCGATCACTGCGACCGCACCATGCGCCTCGTGCAGGAAGAGACATTCGGGCCCATCCTCACCGTCGAGCGTTTCACGACGGAGGAGGAGGCGTTGCGCCTCGGCAACGACACCGAGTACGGCCTCGCCGCCGGTGTCCGGACCGCCGACAGCGCGCGGGGCGAGCGGATGGTGCGCGGTCTGCGGCACGGCACGGTATGGCTCAACGACTTCGGCTACTACACCGCGGCCGCCGAATGGGGCGGTTTCAAGATGTCCGGGAACGGACGCGAACTCGGACCCGCCGGTCTGGCGGAATATCAGGAGACCAAACACATCTGGCACAACACCTCGCCCACCGCGGCGGGGTGGTTCGACAACGGCTAG
- a CDS encoding APC family permease, translating into MATRHGAVGDDGTPGDSGLGELGYKEELDRSLGKFASFAAGVSYISILTGTFQLFYFGFGTAGPAYLWSWPMVFVGQMAVALCFMELAAKYPVAGSVYNWAKLLGSRIVGWSSGWLMLTASIVTLSAVVLALQLNLPRLWSGFQIVGDGSGEYDFATNAVILGTVMIAFTTAVNAFGVKLMALINSTGVFVELIAAVLIAAILAANVTRGPDVFFSTHGYGAGETGGYLSVFLVASLASGYVMYGFDTASSLGEETVDPRRTAPKAILRAILASFVIGGAILVFAIMAAPDLDDPLIGSSEGGLQYIVEQVMWGPLGKVFLVCIVIAVTVCSLAVHAAAIRLTFAMARDNALPFGERLAHVNPKHQTPVVPAIVIGVLAAFILVINIGQPQIFTVLTSIAIIMIYLAYLMVTGPLLKKRLQGHWPPKDLAEKGYFTMGRWGLPVNIFAVLWGVGMALNLAWPRTEVYGTPWYNTWGAFVYIGIILGLGLLWYAVKGRNHIGCLASHAASSKDETTESELS; encoded by the coding sequence ATGGCAACTCGGCACGGAGCAGTGGGTGACGACGGGACGCCGGGGGACAGCGGGCTCGGCGAACTGGGGTACAAGGAGGAACTGGATCGGAGCCTCGGCAAATTCGCCAGTTTCGCCGCGGGAGTCAGCTACATCTCGATCCTCACCGGCACCTTCCAACTGTTCTACTTCGGATTCGGCACGGCGGGCCCCGCGTACCTGTGGTCGTGGCCGATGGTGTTCGTCGGGCAGATGGCCGTCGCCCTGTGCTTCATGGAACTCGCGGCCAAATATCCCGTCGCCGGCTCGGTCTACAACTGGGCGAAACTGCTCGGCAGCAGGATCGTGGGATGGTCGTCGGGCTGGCTGATGCTCACGGCGTCGATCGTCACCCTGTCGGCCGTCGTGCTCGCACTGCAACTCAACCTGCCGCGGCTGTGGAGCGGATTCCAGATCGTCGGCGACGGCAGCGGTGAATACGACTTCGCGACCAACGCCGTCATTCTCGGCACGGTCATGATCGCGTTCACCACGGCGGTCAATGCGTTCGGCGTCAAGCTGATGGCACTCATCAACAGCACCGGCGTGTTCGTCGAATTGATCGCGGCCGTGCTCATCGCCGCAATCCTCGCCGCCAACGTCACCCGCGGTCCGGACGTGTTCTTCTCCACCCACGGGTACGGCGCCGGGGAGACCGGCGGCTATCTGAGCGTCTTCCTGGTGGCGTCCCTCGCGTCGGGGTACGTGATGTACGGATTCGACACCGCGAGTTCGCTCGGTGAGGAAACGGTCGATCCGCGGCGGACGGCGCCCAAGGCGATCCTGCGGGCGATCCTCGCGTCGTTCGTGATCGGTGGGGCGATCCTGGTGTTCGCGATCATGGCGGCACCCGACCTCGACGATCCACTGATCGGCAGTAGCGAGGGTGGCTTGCAGTACATCGTCGAGCAGGTGATGTGGGGACCGCTCGGCAAGGTCTTCCTCGTCTGCATCGTCATCGCCGTCACCGTGTGCTCGCTCGCGGTGCACGCCGCGGCCATCCGGCTCACGTTCGCGATGGCCCGCGACAACGCCCTGCCCTTCGGCGAGCGACTCGCCCACGTCAACCCGAAGCATCAGACGCCGGTGGTGCCCGCCATCGTGATCGGGGTGCTCGCGGCGTTCATCCTCGTCATCAACATCGGTCAGCCACAGATCTTCACGGTGCTGACGTCGATCGCGATCATCATGATCTACCTGGCGTACCTCATGGTCACCGGACCGCTGCTGAAGAAGCGGCTGCAAGGGCACTGGCCGCCGAAGGATCTCGCCGAGAAGGGCTACTTCACGATGGGCCGGTGGGGACTTCCCGTCAACATCTTCGCCGTGTTGTGGGGAGTGGGAATGGCGCTCAACCTCGCCTGGCCACGCACCGAGGTGTACGGCACGCCCTGGTACAACACGTGGGGTGCGTTCGTGTACATCGGCATCATCCTCGGGCTGGGACTCCTCTGGTACGCGGTGAAGGGGCGTAACCACATCGGATGTCTCGCCTCGCACGCGGCGTCGTCGAAGGACGAGACGACGGAGAGCGAACTGTCATGA
- a CDS encoding GMC family oxidoreductase — MTDTVFDYVIAGGGTAGCVLAARLSEDPSVTVCLVEAGPSDIGDRNVLDLSQWMHLLDSGYDWDYPVEPQERGNSFMRHARAKVLGGCSSHNSCIAFWPPAETLDDWAAAGATGWGAEDVLPLVARVENNDAPGDQHGHEGPVRLRDVPPNDPCGVALLESAAKAGLPTVQFNRGTTVLDGAGWFQINASEDGTRMSTSHAYLHPILGSRPNLDVRTDCWVSEILIDDATTATGVRYRRPDLTGYDTVSARREVIVTAGAIDTPKLLMLSGIGPTVHLREMGVRVRVDAPGVGQNLDDHVEGLVFWDASRPMVETSTQWWEIGLFATTVKGLNHPDLMMHYGSVPFDMNTLRWGYPTTDNGFCLTPNVTQGLSRGTVRLRSRDFRDRPRVDPRYFTDPDGHDEAVMLAGLRLARRIAEQEPLRGWIMSELAPGKEAETDDELIDYAHRTHNTVYHPAGTARMGAVADPMAVLDPELRVKGVRKLRVVDASAMPKLPYVNPNITVMTMAEKCADLIRGA, encoded by the coding sequence ATGACGGACACCGTGTTCGACTACGTGATCGCCGGCGGCGGCACCGCCGGATGCGTACTCGCCGCACGGCTCAGCGAGGACCCGTCGGTGACCGTCTGCCTCGTCGAGGCCGGACCGTCCGACATCGGTGACCGCAACGTCCTGGACTTGTCGCAGTGGATGCACCTTCTGGACTCCGGGTACGACTGGGACTATCCGGTCGAGCCGCAGGAGAGGGGCAACAGCTTCATGCGGCACGCCCGCGCCAAGGTGCTCGGCGGATGCTCCTCCCACAATTCGTGTATCGCATTCTGGCCGCCCGCCGAGACGCTCGACGACTGGGCGGCGGCCGGCGCCACCGGCTGGGGAGCGGAGGATGTGCTCCCCCTGGTGGCGCGGGTCGAGAACAACGACGCCCCCGGCGACCAGCACGGACACGAAGGTCCCGTGCGGTTGCGCGACGTCCCGCCGAACGACCCGTGCGGCGTGGCCCTGCTCGAATCCGCGGCGAAGGCCGGGTTGCCGACGGTGCAGTTCAACCGCGGCACCACCGTCCTCGACGGGGCGGGCTGGTTCCAGATCAACGCGTCCGAGGACGGCACCCGGATGTCGACGTCACACGCTTACCTGCACCCGATTCTCGGATCCCGCCCGAATCTGGACGTGCGCACCGACTGCTGGGTCAGCGAAATCCTCATCGACGACGCGACCACGGCGACGGGCGTGCGGTACCGGCGACCCGATCTCACCGGCTACGACACCGTCTCGGCCCGCCGCGAGGTGATCGTCACCGCCGGGGCCATCGACACACCGAAACTGTTGATGCTCTCGGGGATCGGGCCGACGGTGCACCTGCGGGAGATGGGTGTGCGGGTTCGCGTCGACGCGCCGGGGGTCGGGCAGAACCTCGACGACCACGTCGAGGGGCTGGTGTTCTGGGACGCGTCCCGGCCGATGGTCGAGACGTCGACGCAGTGGTGGGAGATCGGATTGTTCGCCACCACGGTGAAGGGGTTGAACCATCCGGACCTGATGATGCATTACGGCAGTGTGCCGTTCGACATGAACACCCTCCGGTGGGGCTACCCCACGACCGACAACGGCTTCTGCCTCACCCCGAACGTCACGCAGGGACTGTCCCGCGGAACGGTGCGACTGCGTTCCCGCGACTTCCGGGACCGGCCGCGAGTGGACCCGCGGTATTTCACCGACCCCGACGGCCACGACGAGGCCGTGATGCTCGCCGGACTCCGGCTCGCGCGCCGCATCGCCGAGCAGGAACCCCTCCGCGGTTGGATTATGAGTGAGCTGGCACCCGGGAAGGAGGCAGAGACCGACGACGAACTGATCGACTATGCGCACCGGACGCACAACACGGTGTACCACCCGGCCGGGACCGCGCGCATGGGTGCGGTCGCCGATCCGATGGCCGTTCTCGATCCGGAGTTGCGGGTGAAGGGCGTCCGTAAACTGCGGGTGGTGGACGCGTCGGCCATGCCGAAGCTGCCGTACGTCAATCCCAACATCACGGTCATGACGATGGCCGAGAAGTGCGCCGATCTCATTCGCGGCGCCTGA
- a CDS encoding thiolase family protein, translated as MNTPEPILVVDGARTPIGSFGGAFKDVPAHELGATAAKAALARAGVPGADIDEVVMGCIGQVGPDAYNARRVALAAGLPDKTPAYTVNRLCGSGLQAVWSAAQQMRWGGVNFALAGGDESMTRMPFYDFSARSGYKLGDRKLVDGTVAILTDPFGGVHMGRTAEAVARKYDVSRQQQDEFAVESQRRAASDAARAAFAQEITPVEIGGRRPKTIDTDEHPKPDTTLEALAKLRPAFEEGGTVTAGNASGINDGAAALVLATGSAAQEKGLTGLVTLEAVATAAMDPALMGYAPVLALQNLFEQTGTTPGDIDVIELNEAFASQAVAVIRDAKLNPEKTNPYGGAIALGHPVGATGAILSLRVAKDLVRRDLELGIVTMCIGGGQALAALFKRV; from the coding sequence ATGAATACTCCTGAACCAATCCTGGTGGTCGACGGCGCGAGGACCCCGATCGGCAGCTTCGGTGGCGCGTTCAAGGACGTCCCCGCCCACGAGCTCGGTGCCACCGCCGCGAAGGCCGCCCTGGCACGCGCCGGGGTGCCCGGCGCCGACATCGACGAGGTGGTGATGGGCTGCATCGGTCAGGTCGGGCCGGACGCCTACAACGCCCGCCGCGTCGCCCTGGCCGCCGGACTGCCCGACAAGACCCCGGCGTACACCGTGAACCGGCTGTGCGGATCGGGTCTGCAGGCGGTGTGGTCGGCGGCGCAGCAGATGCGCTGGGGTGGGGTGAACTTCGCCCTCGCCGGCGGCGACGAGAGCATGACCCGGATGCCGTTCTACGACTTCTCGGCCCGCTCCGGCTACAAGCTCGGCGACCGCAAGTTGGTGGACGGCACGGTCGCGATCCTGACCGACCCGTTCGGTGGGGTCCACATGGGCCGCACCGCCGAGGCCGTTGCCCGCAAGTACGACGTGAGCCGGCAGCAGCAGGACGAGTTCGCGGTCGAATCGCAGCGTCGCGCCGCCTCGGATGCGGCGCGGGCGGCGTTCGCGCAGGAGATCACCCCGGTCGAGATCGGGGGCCGGCGGCCGAAGACGATCGACACGGACGAGCACCCCAAGCCGGACACCACCCTCGAGGCGCTGGCGAAGTTGCGGCCGGCGTTCGAGGAGGGCGGCACGGTGACCGCGGGCAACGCGTCCGGGATCAACGACGGCGCCGCGGCGCTTGTGCTGGCGACCGGGTCGGCTGCGCAGGAGAAGGGTCTGACCGGGCTGGTCACCCTGGAGGCGGTCGCGACCGCGGCGATGGACCCCGCGCTGATGGGGTACGCCCCCGTGCTGGCGTTGCAGAATCTGTTCGAGCAGACCGGCACCACCCCGGGTGACATCGACGTGATCGAGTTGAACGAGGCGTTCGCGTCGCAGGCGGTCGCGGTGATCCGGGACGCGAAGCTGAACCCGGAGAAGACCAACCCGTACGGCGGGGCGATCGCGTTGGGGCATCCGGTGGGTGCGACCGGTGCGATCCTGAGCCTGCGCGTGGCGAAGGACCTGGTGCGCCGCGACCTCGAACTCGGCATCGTCACCATGTGCATCGGCGGCGGTCAGGCACTCGCCGCACTCTTCAAGCGCGTCTAG
- a CDS encoding acyl-CoA dehydrogenase family protein: protein MKKHVPSWHDDEVKALSELAVGFFEREVVAHNEKWDAQHRIDREVWIEAGKLGLLCCSIPEEYGGGGGTFAHDLAVFEAQGYAGDLAFGIAVHSGIVPHYIYEYGTEEQKKAWLPGMASGQLLGAIGMTEPGAGSDLKAIKTTAIRDGDEYVVNGSKTFITNGASADVIVLVVKTDPKAGAKGVSLLIVDLRDCPGFVVGRVLDKVGQHGADTSELSFTDVRVPVSNLLGEEGQGFGQLMAQLVQERLIIGAQASGAMNRAVEDTVAYTKSRQAFGHSLFEFQNTAFELAECQTIARTCAVFLDHCIDAHLRGELDPSEAAMVKYWLTEQQCAVIDRCVQLHGGYGYMREYLIARMYEDARVQKIYAGANEVMKGIIAKSL, encoded by the coding sequence ATGAAAAAGCACGTTCCGTCGTGGCACGACGACGAGGTGAAGGCCCTGTCCGAACTCGCGGTCGGGTTCTTCGAGCGCGAGGTGGTCGCGCACAACGAGAAGTGGGACGCGCAGCACCGCATCGACCGCGAGGTGTGGATCGAGGCGGGCAAGCTCGGGTTGCTGTGCTGTTCGATCCCGGAGGAGTACGGCGGCGGGGGTGGCACGTTCGCGCACGACCTGGCCGTGTTCGAGGCCCAGGGCTACGCCGGTGACCTCGCGTTCGGGATCGCCGTGCATTCGGGCATCGTCCCGCACTACATCTACGAGTACGGCACCGAGGAGCAGAAGAAGGCGTGGCTGCCGGGGATGGCGAGTGGGCAGCTCCTGGGCGCCATCGGCATGACCGAGCCCGGCGCCGGCTCGGATCTCAAGGCGATCAAGACCACCGCGATCCGGGACGGCGACGAGTACGTGGTCAACGGGTCGAAGACGTTCATCACCAATGGTGCGTCGGCGGACGTGATCGTGCTGGTGGTGAAGACCGACCCGAAGGCCGGCGCGAAGGGGGTGTCGCTGCTGATCGTCGATCTGCGGGACTGTCCCGGATTCGTCGTGGGCCGGGTGCTGGACAAGGTCGGTCAGCACGGCGCGGACACGTCGGAGTTGTCGTTCACCGACGTGCGGGTGCCGGTGTCGAATCTGCTCGGCGAGGAGGGGCAGGGGTTCGGACAATTGATGGCGCAGTTGGTGCAGGAGCGGTTGATCATCGGTGCGCAGGCGTCGGGTGCGATGAATCGTGCCGTCGAGGACACGGTGGCGTACACGAAGTCGCGGCAGGCGTTCGGGCACAGTCTGTTCGAGTTCCAGAACACGGCGTTCGAGCTCGCCGAGTGCCAGACCATCGCCCGCACGTGTGCGGTGTTCCTCGACCATTGCATCGACGCGCACCTGCGTGGCGAGCTGGATCCGTCGGAGGCGGCGATGGTCAAGTACTGGCTCACCGAGCAGCAGTGCGCGGTGATCGACCGGTGTGTGCAGTTGCACGGCGGCTACGGGTACATGCGCGAATATCTGATCGCCCGGATGTACGAGGACGCCCGCGTCCAGAAGATCTACGCGGGCGCCAACGAGGTGATGAAGGGGATCATCGCGAAGTCGCTGTGA